A section of the Drosophila subobscura isolate 14011-0131.10 chromosome A, UCBerk_Dsub_1.0, whole genome shotgun sequence genome encodes:
- the LOC117894248 gene encoding LOW QUALITY PROTEIN: farnesol dehydrogenase-like (The sequence of the model RefSeq protein was modified relative to this genomic sequence to represent the inferred CDS: deleted 1 base in 1 codon), with the protein MERWRNKVAVVTGASAGIGAACVRALVGAGLVVIGLARRQERVTQLRAGLPEEEQGRLHGMRCDVTHEEDVLAAFDWAHRQLGGVDVLVSNAGIIASGELSGQSNTAAMRDTVETNVMGSVYCIREAFQSMRQRGAEGHVVIVNSVAGQHVPNLGPQLPSLNIYPASKFALRAMNEIYRQEFLRNKTRVRVSTISPGIVDTDILPQQIQAFIRQYMPMLQSDDVADAVLWTIGTPPNVQVHNITIKAQGEKF; encoded by the exons ATGGAACGTTGGCGCAACAAAGTGGCGGTAGTGACTGGCGCCAGTGCTGGCATTGGTGCGGCCTGTGTACGCGCTTTGGTCGGTGCCGGTCTGGTAGTTATCGGCCTGGCGCGTCGCCAGGAGCGCGTTACGCAGCTGCGGGCAGGATTaccagaggaggagcaggggcGTCTGCACGGAATGAGGTGCGACGTTACGCACGAGGAGGACGTACTGGCAGCATTCGACTGGGCACATCGCCAGTTAGGTGGCGTAGACGTGCTGGTCAGCAATGCAGGGATTATTGCCAGCGGAGAGCTAAGCGGTCAGTCCAACACTGCGGCCATGCGCGACACCGTAGAAACGAACGTCATGGGCAGTGTTtactgcatccgcgaggcttTCCAATCGATGAGACAGCGAGGGGCCGAGGGTCACGTGGTCATCGTGAACAGCGTGGCCGGACAACATGTGCCAAACCTAGGTCCCCAGCTCCCCTCACTGAATATATATCCGGCCAGCAAG TTTGCGCTCCGCGCCATGAACGAAATATATCGTCAGGAGTTTCTACGCAACAAGACCCGAGTCAGGGTCTCG ACCATCAGTCCTGGCATTGTCGACACGGACATTTTGCCGCAGCAGATCCAGGCGTTCATTAGGCAATACATGCCAATGCTACAATCAGATGATGTTGCTGATGCGGTGCTCTGGACTATCGGTACTCCACCCAACGTACAG GTGCACAACATCACCATCAAGGCGCAAGGTGAAAAGTTCTAG